From a region of the Bradyrhizobium sp. KBS0727 genome:
- a CDS encoding response regulator transcription factor, producing the protein MTTAAATHLVIADDHPLFRDALRQAVAGVLTSATISEAGSFDDLTALLERDSEVDLILLDLSMPGISGFSGLIYLRAQYPAIPVVIVSASDDAGTIRRSLDFGASGFIPKRFGVETLRDAIMKVMEGDVWVPQDTDLSSANDPDMTRLRDRLVTLTPQQVRVLMMLSEGLLNKQIAYELGVSEATIKAHVSAILQKLGVESRTQAVIAAAKIAGGQWRQGTPTA; encoded by the coding sequence ATGACGACCGCTGCCGCTACCCATCTCGTCATCGCCGATGACCATCCGTTGTTCCGCGACGCCTTGCGGCAGGCGGTGGCAGGTGTCTTGACCTCGGCCACAATCAGCGAGGCCGGTTCGTTCGACGATCTCACGGCACTGCTGGAGCGGGATTCCGAGGTCGATCTGATCCTGCTCGACCTTTCGATGCCGGGCATCAGCGGATTCTCCGGCCTGATCTATCTGCGCGCGCAATATCCGGCGATCCCGGTGGTCATTGTATCCGCCAGCGACGACGCCGGCACCATCCGGCGGTCGCTCGATTTCGGCGCCTCGGGTTTCATTCCGAAGCGCTTCGGGGTCGAGACGTTGCGCGACGCCATCATGAAGGTGATGGAGGGCGATGTCTGGGTCCCGCAGGACACTGACCTTTCGTCGGCCAACGACCCCGACATGACGCGGCTGCGCGACCGGCTGGTGACGCTGACCCCGCAGCAGGTGCGGGTGCTGATGATGTTGTCGGAAGGGCTGCTCAATAAGCAGATCGCCTATGAACTCGGCGTCTCCGAGGCGACCATCAAGGCCCATGTCTCGGCGATCCTGCAGAAACTCGGCGTCGAAAGCCGCACCCAGGCCGTGATCGCGGCTGCAAAAATCGCCGGCGGCCAGTGGCGCCAGGGAACGCCGACGGCGTAA
- a CDS encoding hybrid sensor histidine kinase/response regulator, protein MLHDWGVIAAAFAYIGLLFFVASQGDRLSPSQRGRAGMLIYPLSLAIYCTSWTFFGSVGFATRTSIDFLAIYVGPILMIGLCTPLLRRVIQLAKSQNITSIADFIAARYGKSQAVAATVALIAIIGSVPYIALQLKAMASSLETILSEDKAFSSIPIIGDIALIVTLAMATFAVLFGTRQTDATEHQHGLMLAIATESIVKLVAFLAAGAFVTFWMFTPVELIERAMKTPEAVRVIDYVPGIGNFLTMTLLSFCAIMLLPRQFHVSVVENSSIAEVNRARWLFPLYLVAINLFVIPIAIAGLITFPFGAVDSDMYVLALPIEGNAHLLSVAVFVGGLSAATAMVIVECVALSIMVSNDIVVPLVLQRSRETRDGQKDFGDFLLKVRRFAIFAIMVMAYFYYRVLGNTQLAAIGLLSFAAIAQLAPAFFGGLFWRQATARGAIGGMLIGVAAWAYTLFLPSFLEGNPAGLLLLQHGPFGIEALRPQALFGADLPPLLHGVAWSLALNVLTYIVMSLARQPSAIERLQADLFVPNTLAPITPTLRRWRTTVTVQDIQSTVAQYLGPERARHAFEAFAAGHPRPLDPGVPADFELLQHAERLIASSIGAASSRLVMSLLLRKRTVSAKAALKLLDDSHAALHFNREILQTALNHVRQGIAVFDAELQLICSNRQFGEILALPPHLVQLGLPLQEILEFMGAVSPDAFGDADALLQRRLEAYTTEGEPYLERLPDRHMVIEVRSNRMPGGGLVLTFSDVTPSFEAAEALERANATLEKRVRDRTEELTRLNSELALAKSTAEDANISKTRFLAAASHDILQPLNAARLYVTSLVERQNGGEDSRLVENIDDSLEAIEEILGALLDISRLDAGAMTTSISSFKMADLMRSLEIEFAPIARAKGLELAFVPCSLPAESDRSLLRRLLQNFISNAIKYTPRGRVLVGCRRRGQSLQIGVYDTGVGIPVQKRGEIFKEFHRLEQGARIARGLGLGLSIVERLARVLNHGIAISANASGGSVFSVTVPIATAINHTAAVTSATPLSRTPMSGALIVCIENDAAILDGMKTLLKAWNAEVIAVTDPEAAIAAIEASGGNVTGLLVDYHLDRGNGVAAIREIRRRFGENIPAILITADRSPHVRGAAREENIAVLNKPVKPASLRALLGQWRTQQMVAAE, encoded by the coding sequence ATGCTGCACGACTGGGGCGTAATCGCCGCCGCCTTCGCCTATATCGGGCTGCTGTTCTTCGTCGCCAGCCAGGGCGACCGGCTGTCGCCGAGCCAGCGCGGCCGCGCCGGCATGCTGATCTATCCGCTGTCGCTGGCGATCTATTGCACCTCCTGGACCTTCTTCGGCTCGGTCGGCTTCGCCACCCGCACCAGCATCGACTTCCTCGCGATCTATGTCGGCCCGATCCTGATGATCGGGCTTTGCACGCCGCTGCTGCGCCGCGTGATCCAGCTCGCCAAGTCGCAGAACATCACCTCGATCGCCGACTTCATCGCCGCGCGCTACGGCAAGAGCCAGGCGGTCGCAGCCACCGTGGCGCTGATCGCGATCATCGGATCGGTTCCCTATATCGCGCTCCAGCTCAAGGCGATGGCGTCGTCGCTGGAGACCATCCTGAGCGAGGACAAGGCGTTCTCCTCGATCCCGATCATTGGCGACATTGCGCTGATCGTGACGCTGGCGATGGCAACGTTCGCGGTGCTGTTCGGCACCCGCCAGACCGACGCCACCGAGCACCAGCATGGCCTGATGCTGGCGATCGCCACTGAATCCATCGTCAAGCTGGTGGCCTTCCTCGCTGCCGGCGCCTTCGTGACCTTCTGGATGTTCACGCCCGTCGAACTGATCGAACGCGCGATGAAGACTCCGGAGGCGGTGCGTGTGATCGACTATGTGCCGGGAATAGGCAATTTCCTGACCATGACGCTGCTGTCGTTCTGCGCGATCATGCTGCTGCCGCGGCAGTTTCACGTCAGCGTGGTCGAGAATTCCAGCATTGCCGAGGTCAACCGCGCCCGCTGGCTGTTCCCGCTCTATCTGGTCGCCATCAACCTGTTCGTGATCCCGATCGCGATCGCCGGCCTCATCACCTTTCCGTTCGGCGCCGTCGACAGTGACATGTATGTGCTGGCGTTGCCGATCGAGGGAAATGCGCACCTGCTCAGCGTCGCGGTATTCGTCGGCGGCCTGTCGGCCGCGACCGCGATGGTGATCGTCGAATGCGTCGCGCTCTCGATCATGGTGTCCAACGATATCGTGGTGCCGCTGGTGTTGCAGCGCAGCCGCGAGACGCGCGACGGCCAGAAGGATTTCGGCGACTTCCTGCTCAAGGTGCGACGGTTTGCGATCTTCGCCATCATGGTGATGGCCTATTTCTACTATCGCGTGCTCGGCAACACCCAACTGGCGGCGATCGGCCTGCTGTCATTCGCAGCCATCGCGCAACTGGCGCCGGCCTTCTTCGGCGGCCTGTTCTGGCGGCAGGCAACCGCCCGCGGCGCCATCGGCGGCATGCTGATCGGCGTCGCGGCATGGGCTTACACGCTGTTCCTGCCGAGCTTCCTCGAAGGCAATCCCGCCGGCCTGCTGCTGCTGCAGCACGGGCCGTTCGGCATCGAGGCGCTGCGGCCGCAGGCGCTGTTCGGCGCCGACCTGCCGCCATTGCTGCATGGCGTCGCGTGGTCGCTCGCGCTCAACGTTCTGACCTACATCGTGATGTCGCTCGCGCGTCAGCCGTCGGCGATCGAGCGGCTACAAGCCGATTTGTTCGTGCCGAACACGCTGGCGCCGATCACACCGACCTTGCGGCGCTGGCGCACCACGGTAACCGTGCAGGACATCCAGAGCACGGTGGCGCAATATCTCGGCCCCGAGCGGGCCCGGCATGCCTTCGAGGCCTTTGCCGCCGGCCACCCTCGTCCGCTCGATCCGGGCGTACCGGCCGATTTCGAACTGCTGCAACACGCCGAACGGCTGATCGCCTCCTCGATCGGGGCGGCCTCGTCGCGCCTGGTGATGTCGCTGTTGTTGCGCAAGCGCACCGTCTCCGCCAAGGCCGCGCTGAAGCTGCTCGACGATTCCCACGCCGCGCTGCATTTCAACCGCGAGATCCTGCAGACCGCGCTGAACCACGTGCGCCAGGGCATCGCCGTGTTCGATGCGGAGCTGCAACTGATCTGCTCGAACCGGCAGTTCGGCGAAATTCTGGCGCTGCCGCCGCACCTCGTGCAGCTCGGCCTTCCCTTGCAGGAAATCCTCGAATTCATGGGCGCCGTCAGCCCCGACGCCTTCGGCGACGCCGATGCCCTGCTGCAGCGGCGGCTGGAAGCCTACACCACCGAGGGCGAGCCCTATCTGGAACGCCTGCCCGACCGTCACATGGTGATCGAGGTGCGCTCCAACCGGATGCCGGGCGGCGGACTGGTCCTCACCTTCTCCGATGTGACGCCGAGCTTCGAGGCCGCCGAAGCGCTGGAGCGCGCCAACGCGACCTTGGAAAAGCGCGTGCGCGACCGCACCGAGGAACTGACCCGGCTCAATTCCGAACTGGCGCTGGCGAAAAGCACCGCCGAAGACGCCAACATCTCGAAAACCCGGTTTCTGGCCGCCGCCAGCCACGACATCCTGCAGCCGCTCAACGCCGCGCGGCTCTATGTCACCAGTCTGGTCGAACGGCAGAACGGCGGCGAGGATTCGCGCCTGGTCGAGAACATCGATGACTCGCTGGAGGCGATCGAGGAGATCCTTGGCGCGCTGCTGGACATCTCGCGGCTCGATGCCGGCGCGATGACGACCTCGATCTCGAGCTTCAAGATGGCGGACCTGATGCGCTCGCTCGAAATCGAGTTCGCACCGATCGCGCGCGCCAAGGGGCTGGAACTCGCCTTCGTCCCCTGTTCGCTGCCGGCGGAATCCGACCGCTCGCTGCTGCGACGGCTCTTACAGAATTTCATCTCCAACGCCATCAAATATACCCCGCGCGGGCGCGTGCTGGTCGGCTGCCGCCGCCGTGGGCAATCGCTTCAGATCGGCGTCTATGACACCGGGGTCGGCATTCCCGTGCAGAAGCGCGGCGAGATCTTCAAGGAGTTCCACCGCCTCGAACAGGGCGCGCGGATCGCGCGCGGCCTCGGCCTCGGTCTGTCGATCGTGGAGCGGCTGGCGCGCGTGCTCAACCACGGCATCGCGATATCAGCCAATGCTTCCGGCGGCTCGGTGTTCTCCGTGACGGTGCCGATTGCGACCGCCATCAACCATACCGCCGCCGTTACCAGCGCGACGCCGCTCTCCAGGACGCCGATGAGCGGCGCGCTGATCGTCTGCATCGAGAACGACGCGGCGATCCTCGACGGCATGAAGACACTGCTGAAGGCGTGGAACGCCGAGGTGATCGCGGTCACCGACCCCGAGGCCGCGATCGCGGCGATCGAAGCCTCGGGCGGCAACGTCACCGGTCTGCTGGTCGACTATCATCTCGACCGCGGCAACGGCGTCGCCGCGATCCGCGAAATTCGCCGCCGCTTCGGTGAAAACATTCCGGCGATCCTGATCACGGCGGACCGTAGCCCGCATGTCCGCGGCGCCGCGCGCGAGGAAAACATCGCCGTGCTCAACAAGCCGGTCAAGCCGGCTTCGCTGCGTGCTTTGCTCGGCCAGTGGCGCACCCAGCAGATGGTGGCGGCGGAGTAG
- the hemA gene encoding 5-aminolevulinate synthase, which translates to MDYSQFFSAALNRLHDERRYRVFADLERIAGRFPHALWHSPKGPRNVVIWCSNDYLGMGQHPKVVGAMVETATRVGTGAGGTRNIAGTHHPLVQLEAELADLHGKQASLLFTSGYVSNQTGISTIAKLIPNCLILSDALNHNSMIEGVRQAGCERQIFRHNDVEHLEQLLIAAGPDRPKLIACESLYSMDGDVAPLSKICDLAEKYGAMTYVDEVHAVGMYGPRGGGIAERDGVMHRIDVLEGTLAKAFGCLGGYIAGNADIIDAVRSYAPGFIFTTALPPAICSAATAAIRHLKTSSWERERHQDRAARVKAILTAAGLPVMSSDTHIVPLFVGDPEKCKQACDILLEEHGVYIQPINYPTVAKGTERLRITPSPYHDDGLIDGLADALLQVWERLGLPLKRKSLAAE; encoded by the coding sequence ATGGATTACAGCCAATTTTTCAGTGCCGCCCTCAACCGCCTGCATGACGAGCGGCGCTACCGGGTTTTCGCCGACCTCGAACGCATCGCAGGCCGGTTCCCGCATGCGCTCTGGCATTCGCCGAAGGGCCCGCGCAACGTCGTGATCTGGTGTTCCAACGACTATCTCGGCATGGGCCAGCACCCCAAGGTGGTCGGCGCCATGGTCGAGACCGCCACCCGCGTCGGTACCGGCGCTGGCGGCACCCGCAACATCGCCGGCACCCATCATCCGCTGGTGCAGTTGGAGGCCGAACTGGCCGACCTGCACGGCAAGCAAGCCTCACTGCTGTTCACCTCGGGCTACGTCTCGAACCAGACCGGCATTTCGACCATCGCCAAGCTGATCCCGAACTGCCTGATCCTGTCGGATGCGCTGAACCACAATTCGATGATCGAAGGCGTCCGCCAGGCCGGCTGCGAGCGCCAGATCTTCCGCCACAACGACGTCGAGCACCTGGAACAGCTCTTGATCGCGGCAGGTCCCGACCGGCCCAAGCTGATCGCCTGCGAAAGCCTCTATTCGATGGACGGCGACGTCGCGCCGCTGTCGAAAATCTGCGATCTCGCCGAGAAATACGGCGCCATGACCTATGTCGACGAGGTCCATGCGGTCGGCATGTACGGCCCGCGCGGCGGCGGCATCGCCGAACGCGACGGCGTCATGCACCGCATCGACGTGCTCGAAGGCACGCTCGCCAAGGCCTTCGGCTGCCTCGGCGGCTATATCGCAGGGAATGCCGACATCATCGATGCCGTGCGCTCCTACGCGCCGGGCTTCATCTTCACCACCGCGCTGCCGCCGGCGATCTGCTCGGCCGCGACCGCGGCGATCCGCCACCTCAAGACCTCGAGCTGGGAGCGCGAGCGCCACCAGGACCGCGCCGCCCGCGTCAAGGCGATCCTGACCGCTGCCGGCCTGCCCGTGATGTCGAGCGATACCCATATCGTGCCGCTGTTCGTCGGCGACCCCGAGAAGTGCAAGCAGGCCTGCGACATCCTGCTCGAAGAGCACGGCGTCTACATCCAGCCGATCAACTATCCGACGGTTGCCAAGGGCACCGAACGGCTGCGGATCACGCCCTCGCCCTACCATGACGACGGCCTGATCGACGGCCTCGCCGACGCGCTGCTGCAGGTCTGGGAACGCCTCGGCCTGCCGCTGAAGCGGAAATCGCTGGCGGCCGAGTAA
- a CDS encoding trans-aconitate 2-methyltransferase, with protein MERESRQAHWEDVYAKKAENEVSWFQENPAPSLEAIALVGATKASAIVDIGGGASRLVDQLLGQGFQDVTVLDLSGAALEMAKARLGTQAAKARWIVADVTAWQPPATYDIWHDRAAFHFLTDANDRAAYVACLKRGLKPGGHAIIATFAPDGPERCSGLPVVRYDADGLGREFGREFRLLQTRRHEHATPWGSRQVFQFSVFRREE; from the coding sequence TTGGAGCGTGAAAGCCGGCAGGCCCATTGGGAAGACGTCTACGCCAAGAAGGCGGAGAACGAGGTCAGCTGGTTTCAGGAGAATCCGGCGCCGTCGCTTGAGGCCATTGCGCTGGTTGGCGCCACCAAGGCCTCGGCCATCGTCGATATCGGCGGCGGCGCCTCACGGTTGGTCGATCAACTGCTCGGACAAGGTTTTCAGGACGTCACCGTGCTCGACCTGTCCGGCGCTGCGCTGGAGATGGCGAAGGCACGGCTGGGCACGCAGGCCGCAAAAGCCCGATGGATCGTCGCTGACGTGACGGCCTGGCAGCCGCCGGCGACCTACGACATCTGGCACGATCGGGCGGCATTTCACTTTCTCACCGATGCGAATGACCGCGCCGCCTATGTCGCCTGCCTCAAGCGCGGCTTGAAGCCCGGTGGGCATGCGATCATCGCCACCTTTGCGCCCGACGGCCCCGAGCGCTGCAGCGGGCTGCCGGTGGTGCGCTACGACGCCGATGGCCTCGGGCGCGAGTTCGGTCGTGAGTTCAGGCTGCTGCAGACGCGGCGCCACGAGCACGCGACGCCCTGGGGGTCGCGGCAGGTGTTCCAGTTCAGCGTGTTTCGCCGCGAGGAGTAG
- a CDS encoding MBL fold metallo-hydrolase yields the protein MDTKTDTVQSSAEALRYPWENHPGHDQVVEVMPGVLWVRLKLPFRLNHVNIYLLADGDGWAMVDSGFGNEETIAAWTTLFEGPLRHVKITRLIVTHSHPDHVGLAGWIVERFNCPLQMSQVEYLQSVYHQNRGTEERKLAQRLFFRRHGMDEDLTDKLLGRGQDYLKRVSVLPPSYHRISHGDEISIGTRRFKVITGGGHALDQVMLYCAADKLFLSADQVLSKISPNVSVWAVEPDQNSLGEYLASLASLTTTLPWDVMVLPGHGVPFYGLKTRIKQLADHHEDRCRLIAEACRVVPQTSRQLVPVVFHKYELDVHQMGFAAGELIAHVNYMLNEGRLTSEVTDGVLRFRTT from the coding sequence ATGGATACAAAAACAGACACGGTTCAGTCCTCGGCCGAGGCATTGCGATACCCCTGGGAAAACCACCCGGGCCACGATCAGGTCGTCGAGGTCATGCCCGGCGTATTATGGGTCCGGCTCAAGCTGCCGTTCCGACTCAACCACGTGAACATCTACCTGCTCGCCGACGGCGACGGCTGGGCGATGGTCGATTCCGGGTTCGGCAATGAGGAAACCATCGCGGCCTGGACCACGCTGTTCGAGGGCCCGCTCCGGCATGTGAAGATCACCCGGCTGATCGTGACCCATTCGCATCCCGATCACGTCGGCCTCGCCGGCTGGATCGTCGAACGCTTCAATTGCCCCCTACAGATGTCGCAGGTCGAATATCTGCAATCGGTCTACCACCAGAACCGCGGCACCGAGGAACGCAAGCTGGCGCAGCGGCTGTTCTTCCGCCGCCACGGCATGGACGAAGACCTGACCGACAAGCTGCTCGGCCGCGGCCAGGATTACCTGAAGCGCGTTTCGGTGCTGCCGCCGTCCTATCACCGCATCTCGCATGGCGACGAGATTTCGATCGGAACGCGGCGCTTCAAGGTTATCACCGGCGGCGGCCACGCGCTGGATCAGGTGATGCTGTATTGCGCCGCCGACAAGTTGTTCCTGTCCGCCGACCAGGTGCTGAGCAAGATCTCGCCCAATGTCAGCGTCTGGGCGGTCGAGCCCGACCAGAATTCGCTCGGCGAATATCTGGCCTCGCTGGCGAGCCTGACCACGACATTGCCCTGGGACGTCATGGTGCTGCCCGGCCACGGCGTGCCGTTTTACGGCTTGAAGACGCGGATCAAGCAGTTGGCCGATCATCACGAGGATCGTTGCCGGCTGATTGCGGAAGCCTGCCGTGTGGTTCCGCAAACCTCGCGGCAACTGGTGCCGGTCGTGTTCCACAAATACGAGCTCGACGTGCACCAGATGGGCTTTGCCGCCGGCGAACTGATCGCGCATGTCAATTACATGCTCAACGAAGGCCGCCTGACCTCGGAAGTGACCGACGGCGTGCTGCGGTTCCGCACCACCTAG
- a CDS encoding methyl-accepting chemotaxis protein, producing the protein MAFRFRIGKFKLKGFSFPRFGVRGSLFVAFAVIAGMAIVISAGAGLVLGRLGGTMVDLSGRDIPRLAASLQLSAQSASLASQGPALLASRSEEALNERSKKMKETQTLALQKLGEIIELGADKNVVAALNETVKNIDDMIKSLGSAARERLDVAALHDKQYAALRKAQADFVTTSAPAMMDAQARINAVLGAANLSTDDASEAARNVELLGNVIASTNLMASDMTAALSANTSDTLEAIEKEFKETQSRVKSNLETLPKNASTKALTEAALKLLSLGEGKTRVFKIRQQELDSIDYGETILEETRKLNVGLGISVQQLVDGVRKETDASTWQARQEISLATMVMLGLGVLTLIGSILFVWLYVGRNILRRIRSLQRSMQLLSSGDLESEIYQSHQTDEIAAMADSLLVFRESMIQGRALSADQDKDRIAKSERATRMETRIVEFETTVRTALDSLQSAAGSMQTTAQSMSTTADQSSALVSAVASAAEETSVNVQTVSSGTEQLSSSIEEIGRQVVTSAEIARKAVEEAGATDATMQGLAENAGRISVVVDLIQTIASQTNLLALNATIEAARAGEAGRGFAVVASEVKSLANQTAKATDEIRQQIGSMQTVTTSAVSAIRSISSTISEINDVTTAIAAAVEEQGAATREIARNIQHAAGGTSEVSSNIVGVSSASTEAGTAANEVLTASGALRREADVLRAEIDAFLSNIRAA; encoded by the coding sequence ATGGCGTTTCGGTTCAGAATAGGCAAATTCAAACTCAAGGGTTTCAGCTTTCCGCGGTTCGGCGTCAGGGGCAGCCTGTTCGTCGCCTTCGCCGTCATCGCCGGCATGGCGATCGTCATCAGCGCCGGCGCCGGCCTGGTGCTCGGACGTCTCGGCGGAACCATGGTCGACCTCAGCGGACGGGATATCCCCCGCCTCGCCGCCAGCCTGCAGCTCTCGGCGCAGAGCGCGAGCCTTGCCAGCCAGGGGCCGGCGCTGCTGGCCTCGCGCAGCGAGGAGGCGCTGAACGAACGCTCCAAGAAGATGAAGGAAACCCAGACACTGGCGCTGCAGAAACTCGGCGAGATCATCGAGCTCGGCGCCGACAAGAACGTGGTCGCGGCGCTCAACGAGACCGTCAAGAACATCGACGACATGATCAAGAGCCTGGGCTCGGCGGCGCGCGAGCGGCTCGACGTTGCCGCCCTGCATGACAAGCAATACGCCGCCTTGCGCAAGGCGCAGGCCGATTTCGTCACCACCTCGGCGCCGGCGATGATGGACGCGCAGGCCCGGATCAACGCGGTGCTCGGCGCCGCCAATCTTTCGACCGACGATGCCAGCGAGGCGGCGCGCAACGTCGAATTGCTCGGCAACGTGATCGCCAGCACCAACCTGATGGCCTCAGACATGACGGCGGCGCTGTCGGCCAACACCAGCGACACGCTGGAAGCCATCGAAAAGGAATTCAAGGAGACGCAGTCGCGCGTCAAATCCAACCTCGAGACCCTGCCCAAGAACGCCAGCACCAAGGCGCTGACCGAGGCGGCGCTGAAACTGCTGTCGCTCGGCGAAGGCAAGACCCGCGTCTTCAAGATCCGCCAGCAGGAACTCGACTCCATCGACTACGGCGAGACCATTCTGGAGGAAACCCGCAAGCTCAATGTCGGTCTCGGCATCAGCGTGCAGCAGCTCGTCGACGGCGTCCGCAAGGAAACCGACGCCTCGACCTGGCAGGCGCGCCAGGAGATTTCGCTGGCGACCATGGTCATGCTCGGGCTCGGCGTGCTGACGCTGATAGGCTCGATCCTGTTCGTCTGGCTCTATGTCGGCCGCAACATCCTGCGGCGGATCCGCAGCCTGCAGCGTTCGATGCAGTTGCTGTCGAGCGGCGACCTCGAATCCGAGATCTACCAGAGCCACCAGACGGACGAGATCGCGGCGATGGCCGATTCGCTCCTGGTGTTCCGCGAGAGCATGATCCAGGGCCGCGCGCTCTCGGCCGACCAGGACAAGGACCGCATCGCCAAGTCCGAACGCGCCACCCGGATGGAAACGCGCATCGTCGAGTTCGAAACCACCGTTCGCACGGCACTCGACAGCCTGCAGTCGGCGGCGGGCTCGATGCAGACGACCGCGCAGAGCATGTCCACGACCGCGGATCAATCCAGTGCGCTGGTCAGCGCGGTGGCTTCCGCCGCCGAGGAAACCTCGGTCAACGTGCAGACCGTGTCGTCGGGCACCGAACAACTGTCGTCTTCGATCGAGGAGATCGGCCGCCAGGTCGTCACCTCGGCGGAGATCGCCCGCAAGGCGGTCGAGGAAGCCGGCGCCACCGACGCCACCATGCAGGGGCTGGCCGAAAATGCCGGCCGCATCAGCGTGGTGGTCGATCTGATCCAGACTATCGCCTCGCAGACCAACCTCTTGGCGCTGAACGCCACCATCGAAGCCGCCCGCGCCGGTGAAGCCGGCCGGGGATTCGCCGTGGTCGCGTCCGAAGTGAAGAGCCTCGCCAACCAGACCGCAAAGGCCACCGACGAGATCCGCCAGCAGATCGGCAGCATGCAGACGGTGACGACGTCGGCGGTATCGGCGATCCGCAGCATCTCCTCTACGATCAGCGAGATCAACGACGTCACCACCGCGATCGCAGCCGCGGTCGAGGAACAGGGTGCGGCGACGCGCGAGATCGCGCGCAACATCCAGCATGCCGCCGGCGGCACCAGCGAGGTCTCCAGCAACATCGTCGGCGTTTCCTCAGCCTCGACCGAAGCCGGAACCGCCGCCAACGAGGTACTGACCGCCTCCGGCGCGCTCCGCCGCGAGGCCGACGTGCTGCGCGCGGAAATCGACGCGTTCCTGTCGAATATCCGGGCGGCGTAA
- a CDS encoding outer membrane protein: MKKFLLATVALAAFAAPALGADLGARPYYNNKAPAYVAPIYNWTGFYIGGHIGGAFAGSNNFNGLVLSDYSARFLGGLQAGADYQFAPNWVLGVEGQYSWLSGNFVNATFPGGAIYNNNQRGLGSITGRVGYTWGPGLVYVKGGYAYSDNRDTLTLLGANVPFTLDKNHSNGYTVGAGLEYMFAPNWSAKAEYMYYDFGSTRFVTPGVLAPFGSWRNDEHTLKVGVNYRFNIGGPVVARY, from the coding sequence ATGAAGAAGTTCCTGCTCGCCACCGTGGCTCTCGCAGCGTTCGCCGCCCCGGCCCTTGGCGCCGATCTCGGCGCGCGGCCCTATTACAACAACAAGGCGCCGGCCTACGTCGCGCCGATCTACAACTGGACCGGCTTCTACATCGGCGGTCACATCGGCGGCGCCTTCGCCGGCAGCAACAATTTCAACGGCCTGGTGCTGAGCGACTACAGCGCCCGGTTCCTCGGCGGTTTGCAGGCCGGCGCCGACTACCAGTTCGCTCCGAACTGGGTTCTCGGCGTCGAGGGCCAGTACAGCTGGCTCAGCGGCAACTTCGTCAATGCGACGTTTCCGGGCGGCGCCATCTACAACAACAACCAGCGCGGCCTCGGCTCGATCACCGGCCGCGTCGGCTACACCTGGGGTCCGGGTCTGGTCTATGTCAAAGGCGGCTACGCCTATTCCGACAACCGTGACACGCTGACCCTCCTGGGCGCCAACGTCCCCTTCACGTTGGATAAGAACCACAGCAACGGCTACACCGTCGGCGCCGGCCTCGAATACATGTTCGCGCCGAACTGGTCGGCCAAGGCCGAGTACATGTACTACGATTTCGGCAGCACCCGTTTCGTGACCCCGGGCGTGCTGGCGCCGTTCGGCAGCTGGCGCAACGACGAGCACACGCTGAAAGTCGGCGTCAACTACCGCTTCAACATCGGCGGCCCGGTCGTCGCACGTTACTGA
- a CDS encoding DNA-binding transcriptional regulator yields MTGPELKKLREHLGEAIGQKLTVADMAKLCGLPEEGGANTIRKWEVSGPSGPVAELLRILAMASDHYPILDMFNVFDRHDVAVKDRPARRQAFREQMRGDVRRRIG; encoded by the coding sequence GTGACCGGCCCGGAATTGAAGAAACTGCGCGAACATCTCGGTGAGGCCATCGGCCAGAAGCTGACGGTGGCCGACATGGCAAAACTCTGCGGGCTGCCGGAAGAGGGCGGCGCCAACACCATCCGCAAATGGGAAGTCTCGGGTCCGAGCGGGCCGGTCGCTGAACTGCTTCGGATCCTGGCGATGGCCAGCGACCACTATCCGATCCTCGACATGTTCAACGTGTTCGACCGCCACGACGTTGCGGTGAAGGACCGCCCTGCCCGCCGGCAAGCCTTCCGCGAGCAGATGCGCGGCGACGTGCGGCGGCGCATTGGTTAA